One stretch of Parcubacteria group bacterium CG10_big_fil_rev_8_21_14_0_10_36_14 DNA includes these proteins:
- a CDS encoding peroxiredoxin (with AhpF catalyzes the conversion of alkyl hydroperoxides to their corresponding alcohols; AhpC reduced the hydroperoxide substrate), which yields MEEKKYSIGENIQDMEFEIFYNKDIKKAHFSDYKGKWLILFFYPADFTFVCPTELREMAELYPQFQNEGTEIVSVSTDTAFVHKAWHDDSEAIKQVNFPMAADPTGKMCRAFGTYIEDEGLSLRGSFLIDPDGVIKACEIHDNSIGRNAKELLRKLQAAKFVREHGDKVCPASWHPGGDTLTPGIDLIGKI from the coding sequence ATGGAAGAAAAAAAATACTCCATAGGAGAAAACATTCAAGATATGGAGTTTGAAATATTTTATAATAAAGACATAAAGAAAGCACATTTTTCTGATTATAAGGGGAAGTGGCTTATATTATTCTTTTATCCAGCTGATTTCACTTTTGTTTGTCCAACCGAGCTTCGCGAAATGGCAGAGCTTTATCCGCAATTTCAAAATGAAGGAACGGAGATTGTAAGTGTGAGTACCGATACGGCTTTTGTGCATAAAGCATGGCATGACGACTCAGAGGCAATTAAGCAGGTTAATTTTCCGATGGCGGCTGATCCGACAGGAAAGATGTGTCGAGCATTTGGGACGTACATTGAAGATGAGGGATTATCTTTACGTGGAAGCTTTTTAATTGATCCAGACGGTGTGATTAAAGCATGCGAAATACACGATAATAGTATTGGCCGTAATGCAAAAGAATTACTTAGAAAATTACAGGCGGCAAAGTTTGTCCGCGAACATGGCGATAAAGTTTGCCCTGCTAGCTGGCATCCGGGAGGGGATACATTAACCCCGGGAATAGATTTAATTGGGAAAATATAA
- a CDS encoding superoxide dismutase, whose amino-acid sequence MKYELSQLPYAYDALEPYLDAETMELHYDKHHRGYLTKLMGVLENYPALKECQAEDLLKELNNLEVSDEDRTKIKNFCGGFVNHATYWEEMNPANKRNEELVHDIERDFGSLEEMKKQFSDLAKKHFGSGWAWLVKNKEGKLEVYSLPNQDSPLTLGHQPILTLDVWEHAYYLKYKNKRDEFIEAWWNTVRLI is encoded by the coding sequence ATGAAATACGAACTATCGCAATTGCCATATGCATATGATGCATTGGAACCATATTTGGATGCGGAAACAATGGAGCTCCATTATGATAAGCACCATAGAGGATATCTAACGAAATTAATGGGTGTTTTGGAAAATTATCCAGCATTAAAAGAATGCCAAGCCGAAGATTTGCTTAAAGAACTTAATAACTTGGAAGTTAGTGATGAGGATAGAACAAAAATTAAAAATTTTTGTGGAGGGTTTGTAAATCATGCTACTTATTGGGAAGAGATGAATCCTGCAAATAAAAGAAATGAAGAGCTAGTACACGATATTGAGCGTGATTTTGGAAGCCTGGAAGAAATGAAAAAACAATTTAGCGATTTAGCCAAAAAACATTTTGGTTCCGGATGGGCGTGGTTAGTTAAGAATAAAGAAGGTAAACTAGAAGTATATTCTTTGCCAAATCAAGATTCTCCGCTTACTTTGGGTCATCAACCAATTTTAACTCTGGATGTTTGGGAACATGCGTATTATTTAAAGTATAAGAATAAAAGAGATGAATTTATAGAAGCTTGGTGGAATACCGTACGGTTGATTTAA
- a CDS encoding DNA integration/recombination/inversion protein, whose amino-acid sequence MKKILLHICCGPCATHPATVLSQEYEVIGYFYNPNIWPYKEWRRRYEAFLKFCKENRVISDYFPKKPLIEEEYNIGHQKYLDSVKGCEKEPEGGKRCPLCFTMRLDEAAKFASHSLISIFATTLTIGRNKQPNIINPIGQISADKYGINFYEANWKKQDGALKGKKISDEHGLYRQHYCGCEFSIRD is encoded by the coding sequence ATGAAAAAAATATTATTACACATATGTTGCGGGCCATGCGCTACGCATCCGGCAACAGTTTTGAGCCAAGAATATGAGGTGATTGGTTATTTTTATAATCCAAATATATGGCCATATAAAGAGTGGCGAAGGCGTTATGAGGCATTTTTAAAATTTTGTAAAGAGAACCGAGTAATATCGGATTATTTTCCAAAAAAGCCGTTGATAGAGGAAGAGTATAATATAGGGCACCAAAAATATTTAGATAGCGTGAAAGGTTGCGAGAAAGAACCTGAAGGCGGAAAAAGATGCCCCCTTTGTTTTACTATGAGATTGGATGAAGCGGCTAAGTTTGCCAGCCATAGTTTGATAAGTATCTTTGCCACGACACTTACAATAGGAAGAAATAAACAGCCAAATATTATAAATCCAATAGGTCAAATTTCTGCCGATAAATATGGAATAAACTTTTACGAAGCCAATTGGAAAAAACAAGACGGCGCGTTAAAAGGTAAGAAAATTTCTGACGAACATGGTCTTTATCGTCAGCATTATTGTGGGTGCGAGTTCTCAATTCGCGATTAA